One window of the Microvirga mediterraneensis genome contains the following:
- a CDS encoding MBOAT family O-acyltransferase has product MLFNSFAFLLVFLPAALLMHWLVERFQPQWRLPLLLLLSFVFYGYWDWRFAPLLAASILVNWFVAQVFLQARQGILITLALIANLLVLGIFKYFNFFADLTSLVSNVALPKWDIALPLGISFFTFHHVMYLVDLKAGRAPRFGLVRYALYIAFFPQVLAGPLVRWSEIMHQFDERPYKRPDAAERFGRGFMLLILGLAKKVFISDPLAEYVNPVFAQAAAGTAIPTLDAWQATIGFTFQIYFDFSGYTDMALGMALMLGIVLPQNFDKPYISTSLQDFWRRWHMTLSRFLRDYLYIPLGGSRNGLGVQIGALFATMALGGLWHGAGLTFIAWGVAHGLGLGAGVLWRRAGLRMPAPAGWVLTMLFVMFTWVLFRAPSFDAAIRIYEGMLGLTATAGTFKWRAIALAAAVACLGPTTWTMVQLIPPRRWIAVGFAVVLMAVLLEIGDSANYEFIYFQF; this is encoded by the coding sequence ATGCTTTTCAATTCTTTCGCGTTCCTGCTCGTATTTCTGCCGGCAGCCTTGTTGATGCACTGGTTGGTCGAGCGCTTCCAGCCACAATGGCGCTTGCCCTTGCTGCTTCTCCTGTCCTTCGTCTTCTACGGGTACTGGGATTGGCGATTCGCACCGCTGCTTGCCGCATCGATCCTGGTGAACTGGTTCGTCGCGCAGGTTTTCCTGCAAGCGCGGCAAGGAATCCTGATTACCCTGGCGCTCATCGCGAACCTCCTCGTTCTCGGCATCTTCAAGTACTTCAACTTCTTCGCCGACCTTACAAGCCTCGTTTCCAACGTTGCACTTCCCAAATGGGACATCGCATTGCCGCTGGGCATCTCATTCTTCACATTCCACCACGTTATGTATCTCGTCGACCTGAAGGCCGGGCGCGCGCCGCGTTTCGGCCTCGTGCGCTATGCCCTTTACATCGCCTTTTTTCCTCAGGTGCTCGCCGGCCCGCTCGTCCGCTGGAGCGAGATCATGCACCAGTTCGACGAGCGGCCCTACAAGCGCCCTGACGCAGCGGAGCGCTTTGGTCGCGGGTTCATGCTGCTCATCCTCGGCCTGGCGAAGAAGGTCTTTATCAGCGATCCCCTGGCCGAATATGTGAATCCCGTTTTCGCCCAGGCGGCGGCCGGCACCGCGATCCCCACTCTCGACGCGTGGCAGGCGACGATCGGCTTCACGTTTCAGATCTATTTCGACTTCTCGGGCTATACGGACATGGCGCTGGGCATGGCGCTGATGCTCGGGATCGTCCTGCCGCAGAATTTCGACAAGCCCTATATCTCGACGTCTCTCCAGGACTTCTGGCGCCGCTGGCATATGACCTTGTCCCGCTTCCTGCGCGATTACCTCTACATTCCTCTTGGGGGTAGCCGGAACGGCTTGGGTGTTCAGATCGGCGCATTGTTCGCCACCATGGCGCTCGGAGGGCTCTGGCACGGTGCCGGGCTCACCTTCATCGCCTGGGGCGTCGCGCACGGTCTCGGACTCGGCGCGGGTGTCCTCTGGCGCCGGGCCGGGCTTCGCATGCCGGCCCCAGCAGGCTGGGTGCTGACGATGCTGTTCGTCATGTTTACATGGGTCCTGTTCCGTGCGCCGAGTTTCGATGCCGCAATACGGATCTATGAAGGCATGCTCGGGCTTACGGCAACAGCCGGAACCTTCAAGTGGCGTGCCATCGCCCTCGCGGCAGCCGTGGCGTGCCTGGGGCCGACCACATGGACGATGGTCCAGCTCATTCCTCCGCGACGCTGGATCGCTGTCGGCTTCGCGGTCGTGCTCATGGCGGTTCTCCTCGAGATTGGGGATTCCGCCAATTATGAATTCATCTATTTCCAGTTCTGA
- the cyoA gene encoding ubiquinol oxidase subunit II, which produces MHEPVRPSRRNACRHPGESLKRKSLRVLALLATAGLLAGCNMTVMFPSGDVAVQQRNLVVASVALMLLVVLPVIALTFIFAWRYRASNTDAPYDPEFHHSTQLEVVIWTVPLLIIIALGAMTWIGTHTLDPYRPLARIGPDKPVPPDMKPLTVEVVALDWKWLFIYPDYGIASVNEMAAPANVPISFKITSSSVWNTFFVPAMAGMIYAMPGMETKLHAVMNEEGTFNGLSAHYSGSGFSRMTFGFQSLSQQGFDEWIANARSAGAPLDRQAYLALEKPSEAEPVRYFASVENGLYEAILGLCVAPGQMCVSEMHHIDRMGGSAEGGEENRRRLDYDNRRLESGDEPSGATFPASGRAPRSLEEPEGVMPRDQPGEGQVNPPRGNLPPGPEGGPAPSQLNTQPPDSHPH; this is translated from the coding sequence ATGCATGAGCCGGTGCGACCATCCCGTCGAAACGCCTGCCGCCACCCGGGCGAATCCTTGAAGCGCAAGTCCCTCCGCGTTCTGGCGCTGCTCGCCACAGCGGGCCTGCTCGCCGGATGCAACATGACCGTCATGTTTCCGTCCGGCGACGTGGCGGTCCAGCAGCGCAACCTCGTCGTCGCATCCGTCGCCCTCATGCTGCTCGTCGTCCTGCCGGTGATCGCGCTCACCTTCATCTTCGCATGGCGCTACCGCGCATCGAACACGGATGCGCCGTACGATCCTGAGTTCCACCATTCGACCCAGCTCGAAGTTGTCATCTGGACCGTGCCTCTGCTCATCATCATCGCGCTAGGCGCCATGACCTGGATCGGCACGCACACGCTCGACCCTTACAGGCCGCTCGCGCGGATCGGTCCCGACAAGCCCGTGCCCCCCGACATGAAGCCCCTAACGGTCGAGGTCGTCGCGCTCGATTGGAAATGGCTGTTCATTTATCCTGACTACGGCATCGCGAGCGTCAATGAGATGGCCGCGCCGGCGAACGTGCCGATCTCCTTCAAGATCACGTCCTCCTCCGTGTGGAACACGTTCTTCGTTCCCGCCATGGCGGGCATGATCTACGCCATGCCGGGCATGGAGACGAAGCTTCATGCCGTGATGAACGAAGAGGGGACGTTCAACGGTCTGTCGGCCCATTACAGCGGATCCGGCTTCTCCCGCATGACGTTCGGCTTCCAAAGCCTCAGCCAGCAGGGCTTCGACGAGTGGATCGCGAACGCCAGATCGGCCGGAGCGCCCCTCGACCGACAAGCCTATCTCGCGCTCGAAAAGCCGAGCGAGGCCGAACCGGTCCGCTATTTCGCCTCCGTTGAGAACGGACTCTACGAGGCCATTCTCGGCTTGTGCGTCGCGCCGGGCCAGATGTGCGTTAGCGAGATGCACCATATCGACAGGATGGGCGGCTCGGCCGAGGGAGGCGAGGAGAACCGCAGGCGTCTCGATTACGACAACCGACGCCTGGAAAGCGGCGACGAGCCGTCAGGGGCGACCTTCCCCGCCTCCGGCCGCGCCCCCAGGAGTCTCGAAGAGCCGGAAGGCGTGATGCCGCGCGACCAGCCTGGCGAAGGGCAGGTCAATCCCCCGCGCGGCAACTTGCCGCCCGGCCCTGAGGGCGGCCCCGCCCCATCCCAATTGAACACCCAACCGCCCGACTCACACCCGCACTGA
- a CDS encoding SURF1 family protein translates to MVALLLVVGLASLAVWQVHRRAYKLDLITRVEARVHAAPAPAPGPTLWGDVSAATDEYRRVIVTGSWLENRSVLVQAVTELGGGYWVMAPLARDDGTMILVNRGFVPETERDPTTWRPDGSGPVMVVGLLRMSEPGGGFLRANDPKSDRWYSRDVEAIAAAHGLGRVAPYFIDAERTPGRKGLPVPGLTVIAFSNNHLVYALTWAALALMAAAGTIFVNLDVLRPRWFRLQHANLHES, encoded by the coding sequence ATGGTCGCACTGCTGCTCGTGGTCGGTCTCGCGTCGCTCGCGGTCTGGCAGGTCCATCGCCGTGCCTACAAGCTGGACCTGATCACGCGCGTGGAGGCGCGGGTTCACGCGGCCCCCGCGCCTGCGCCGGGACCGACGCTTTGGGGCGACGTTTCGGCGGCCACGGACGAGTACCGCCGCGTGATCGTGACGGGCAGCTGGCTCGAGAATCGCTCCGTGCTCGTGCAGGCGGTGACCGAACTGGGCGGCGGATACTGGGTCATGGCGCCCTTGGCCCGGGACGACGGGACAATGATCCTTGTCAACCGCGGCTTCGTTCCCGAGACCGAGCGTGACCCAACCACTTGGCGGCCCGACGGCTCCGGACCCGTCATGGTGGTCGGCCTGTTACGCATGTCGGAGCCAGGCGGTGGCTTTTTGCGCGCGAACGACCCCAAGTCCGATCGGTGGTACTCCCGCGACGTGGAGGCGATCGCTGCGGCCCATGGGCTCGGCAGGGTCGCGCCATATTTCATCGACGCCGAACGGACACCCGGCCGAAAGGGCCTGCCCGTCCCGGGGCTGACCGTGATCGCCTTCTCCAACAATCACCTCGTCTATGCACTCACCTGGGCCGCTTTGGCCCTCATGGCCGCGGCCGGAACGATCTTCGTCAACCTGGATGTGCTGCGTCCCCGCTGGTTCAGATTACAGCATGCAAACCTGCACGAGTCATGA
- the cyoC gene encoding cytochrome o ubiquinol oxidase subunit III — MHEMTPPPGATAPVFYEQEEHAHGDGGTLFGFWIYLMGDSLIFAVLFACYGVLGRNYAAGPSGADLFDLRLVAVNTGLLLLSSITYGFAMLEMDKERVRTTLIWLAVTGLLGAAFLAIELYEFAHLIREGATPQRSAFLSSFFTLVGTHGLHVTFGIVWLVTLMVQVRLRGLILENKRRLMCLSMFWHFLDVVWIGVFTFVYLMGVMR; from the coding sequence ATGCATGAGATGACCCCACCGCCGGGCGCCACGGCGCCGGTCTTCTACGAGCAAGAAGAGCACGCCCACGGCGATGGGGGCACGTTGTTCGGCTTCTGGATCTACCTGATGGGGGACAGCCTCATCTTCGCGGTCCTGTTCGCCTGCTATGGCGTGCTCGGCCGCAATTACGCAGCAGGTCCATCGGGCGCCGACCTGTTCGATCTGCGGCTGGTCGCGGTCAACACGGGTCTCCTTCTCCTGTCCTCGATCACCTACGGCTTCGCCATGCTGGAGATGGACAAGGAGCGGGTCCGCACCACCCTCATCTGGCTCGCGGTCACGGGCCTGCTCGGCGCGGCGTTCCTCGCGATCGAGCTTTATGAATTCGCCCACCTGATCCGTGAGGGCGCCACGCCTCAGCGGAGCGCCTTCCTGTCCTCGTTCTTCACGCTGGTGGGTACTCACGGATTGCATGTCACATTCGGCATCGTCTGGCTCGTGACGCTGATGGTCCAGGTGCGCCTGCGTGGGCTGATCTTGGAAAACAAGCGCCGGCTCATGTGCCTGTCCATGTTCTGGCACTTCCTCGACGTGGTCTGGATCGGCGTGTTCACCTTCGTCTACCTGATGGGAGTCATGCGATGA
- a CDS encoding arylsulfatase translates to MKAICAALSLISASVLAISVAQAQQVTGTPGAPDATTAIDGRQLPPPDPQFGGVIKDEALQSQPWWAPRIVPPKGAPNILLIITDDAGFGVPSTFGGVIPTPSMDRVANAGLRYNRMFSTALCSPTRAALITGRNHHSAGFGVISEQSTGFPGYNSIIAKDKATIGRILKDNGYATSWFGKDHNTPAFAASQAGPFDQWPTGMGFEYFYGFVGGDANQWQPNLFRNTTQIYPFEGKPAGSWNLVTAMADDAIDYVNRMHQIQPTKPILVKYAPGATHAPHHPTADWVKKISDMHLFDEGWNKLRERIFENQKRLGVIPKDAKLAPWPKDVLKEWDALSAEEKKLYIRQVEIFAAYAAYNDNEIGRVIQAFDDIGQLDNTLIIYINGDNGTSAEGGPRGTPNEIAFFNGLNELPIDVQMKFYDVWGTDQTYNHMSAGWSWAFDTPFSWFKQNASQLGGINQNMAVSWPARIKDKGALREQFVHVVDVVPTILEATGISAPEVVDGIKQAPIEGTSFAYTFDAANAKAPSRHTTQYFEMMGQWALYNDGWLLSTKVNRAPWEAFGPANPDPLNNQELQLYDLNTDFSQTTDVADKNPQKVDELKQMFIAEARKYQVFPMDASVAARIVAPRPNITAGRSEFVYTRPMTGLPQGDSPVLLNTSYTITADIEVPQEGAEGMILTSGGRFAGYGFYLLKGKPVFLWNLVDLKRVKWEGPDVLAPGRHSVEFDFRYDGLGAGTLAFNNMSGVGRSGTGTLKVDGKDVQSIKLPQTLPMILQWDESFDIGSDTLTGVNDADYKPPFPLTAKLNKLTIKVDRPNLTPDDIKKLESAQATAVDGTPLTRVQAGPQ, encoded by the coding sequence ATGAAAGCGATATGTGCAGCCCTGTCCCTCATCTCCGCCAGCGTTCTTGCGATCTCGGTGGCCCAGGCTCAGCAGGTCACCGGCACGCCCGGTGCACCGGATGCGACGACCGCCATCGACGGGCGCCAGCTTCCCCCGCCGGATCCGCAATTCGGCGGCGTGATCAAGGATGAGGCTCTTCAATCGCAACCTTGGTGGGCGCCGCGCATCGTGCCGCCGAAGGGCGCGCCCAACATTCTGCTGATCATAACCGACGATGCCGGCTTTGGCGTTCCCAGCACCTTCGGCGGTGTCATCCCGACGCCGTCGATGGACCGGGTCGCGAATGCGGGCCTGCGCTACAACCGCATGTTCTCTACGGCGCTCTGCTCGCCCACCCGGGCGGCGCTCATCACAGGCCGCAATCACCACTCGGCGGGCTTCGGCGTAATCTCCGAGCAGTCGACGGGCTTCCCCGGCTACAACAGCATCATCGCCAAGGACAAGGCGACCATCGGCCGGATCCTCAAGGACAATGGATACGCCACTTCGTGGTTCGGAAAGGACCACAACACGCCGGCCTTTGCGGCCAGCCAGGCCGGACCCTTCGACCAGTGGCCGACCGGAATGGGCTTCGAGTATTTCTACGGGTTCGTCGGCGGGGACGCCAACCAGTGGCAGCCGAACCTCTTCCGCAACACGACGCAGATCTACCCGTTCGAGGGCAAGCCTGCCGGGAGCTGGAACCTGGTCACCGCGATGGCCGACGACGCCATCGACTACGTGAACAGGATGCATCAGATCCAGCCGACCAAGCCGATCCTCGTCAAGTATGCGCCCGGAGCCACACACGCCCCGCACCATCCGACGGCGGATTGGGTCAAGAAGATCAGCGACATGCACCTCTTCGACGAGGGTTGGAACAAGCTGCGTGAGCGCATTTTCGAGAACCAGAAACGGCTCGGGGTCATTCCCAAGGATGCCAAGCTCGCGCCTTGGCCGAAAGATGTGCTGAAGGAATGGGACGCGCTCTCGGCAGAGGAGAAGAAGCTCTACATCCGTCAGGTCGAAATCTTTGCTGCCTATGCGGCATACAACGACAACGAGATCGGGCGCGTGATCCAGGCCTTCGACGACATTGGACAGCTCGACAACACGCTGATCATCTACATCAACGGTGACAACGGCACCAGCGCGGAAGGCGGGCCGAGAGGAACGCCTAACGAGATAGCCTTCTTTAATGGCCTGAATGAATTGCCTATCGATGTCCAGATGAAGTTCTACGATGTCTGGGGCACGGACCAGACCTACAACCACATGTCGGCCGGCTGGTCGTGGGCCTTCGACACACCGTTCTCCTGGTTCAAGCAGAACGCGTCGCAACTCGGCGGCATCAACCAGAATATGGCGGTCTCCTGGCCGGCGCGCATCAAGGACAAGGGCGCCCTGCGCGAGCAGTTCGTGCATGTGGTCGACGTCGTGCCGACAATTCTCGAAGCGACGGGCATATCTGCGCCGGAGGTCGTCGACGGGATCAAGCAGGCGCCGATCGAGGGCACGAGCTTTGCCTACACCTTCGATGCCGCAAACGCCAAGGCGCCGTCGCGGCACACGACGCAGTACTTCGAGATGATGGGGCAATGGGCCCTTTACAATGACGGCTGGCTCCTGAGCACCAAGGTCAATCGGGCACCCTGGGAGGCGTTCGGGCCGGCCAATCCGGATCCGCTCAACAACCAGGAGCTCCAGCTCTATGACCTGAACACGGATTTCAGCCAGACCACCGACGTCGCCGACAAGAACCCGCAGAAGGTCGACGAGCTGAAGCAGATGTTCATCGCTGAGGCGAGGAAGTACCAGGTGTTCCCGATGGATGCCTCGGTGGCCGCGCGCATCGTCGCGCCGCGTCCCAACATCACCGCGGGGCGCAGCGAGTTCGTCTACACGCGGCCTATGACCGGCCTCCCGCAGGGCGACTCGCCGGTTCTGCTGAACACCTCCTATACGATCACGGCCGATATCGAGGTGCCGCAGGAAGGCGCGGAGGGCATGATCCTGACTTCGGGAGGGCGCTTCGCGGGCTACGGCTTCTATCTGCTCAAGGGCAAGCCCGTTTTCCTGTGGAATCTGGTTGACCTGAAGCGGGTCAAATGGGAAGGACCGGACGTTCTCGCGCCCGGCAGGCACAGCGTGGAGTTCGACTTCCGGTATGACGGCCTGGGTGCCGGTACGCTTGCGTTCAATAACATGAGTGGTGTCGGACGCTCGGGAACGGGCACTCTCAAGGTGGACGGCAAGGACGTGCAGTCGATCAAGCTGCCGCAGACACTGCCGATGATCCTGCAATGGGACGAGTCGTTCGACATCGGCTCCGACACGCTCACCGGCGTGAACGATGCCGACTACAAGCCGCCCTTCCCGCTGACCGCCAAGCTGAACAAGCTGACGATCAAGGTGGACCGTCCGAACTTAACGCCCGACGACATCAAGAAGCTCGAGAGCGCTCAGGCCACGGCGGTTGACGGCACGCCGCTGACACGGGTTCAGGCCGGGCCGCAATAG
- the cyoD gene encoding cytochrome o ubiquinol oxidase subunit IV, with protein sequence MSDIVEPGLAGRPEGHGEAHGGHDAHGSQGTFRSYMTGFVLSVILTAIPFWLVMGNVLDDTRTTGIVIMALAAVQIVVHMIYFLHMNTKSEGGWTFLALLFTLILVVITLVGSIWVMYHLDQNMMQMPPHEALQKP encoded by the coding sequence ATGAGCGACATTGTCGAGCCTGGACTCGCCGGGAGGCCGGAGGGCCACGGCGAGGCGCACGGAGGGCATGATGCGCACGGATCGCAGGGCACGTTCAGAAGCTACATGACCGGCTTCGTCCTGTCGGTCATCCTCACGGCCATCCCGTTCTGGCTCGTGATGGGCAATGTGCTTGACGACACCCGCACGACCGGCATCGTCATCATGGCGCTCGCGGCCGTGCAGATCGTCGTTCATATGATCTACTTCCTGCATATGAACACCAAATCCGAGGGCGGCTGGACCTTCCTGGCCCTGTTGTTCACGCTCATTCTCGTCGTCATCACGCTGGTTGGCTCCATATGGGTCATGTACCACCTCGACCAGAACATGATGCAGATGCCGCCGCACGAGGCGCTCCAGAAGCCCTGA
- a CDS encoding MFS transporter: MTMDQVQGSQASSTALERDARLVSTDHRVAPSEIAIGVVIGRAAEYFDFFVFAIASVVVFPKVFFPFAEPVTATLYSFALFSLAFIARPIGTIIFMAIDRRHGRGVKLTIALFLLGFSTMAVSFLPRYEQIGAWSLYLLATLRIGQGLAQGGAWDGLASLLALNAPAERRGFYTAVAQLGAPLGFMVASVLFAFFMLNLSEADFLDWGWRYPFFCAFTINVVAVFARLRLVATEEFSRLLEQRRLEPSPVIPLIRTQGRVLVVGALIPLASFALFHLVTVFPISWITLFTQRSAGEFLMIQCSGAFICAGAVVASGLIADQIGRRRLLILSAGLIAIFALCSTIAPLIIEENAIGQTIYVNAGFTLLGLSYGQSSGAVTSQLERRYRYTGAALTTDLAWLLGAGFAPLIVLFLSARYGLACVGLYLLSGAITTLVALSLSRSEIRQV; this comes from the coding sequence ATGACGATGGATCAGGTTCAAGGATCGCAGGCCTCCTCCACGGCTCTCGAGCGCGACGCCCGCTTGGTGTCTACGGACCACAGGGTTGCACCGAGCGAGATCGCCATCGGGGTCGTGATTGGCCGGGCGGCGGAATATTTCGACTTCTTCGTCTTCGCCATCGCATCCGTGGTGGTGTTTCCCAAGGTGTTCTTTCCGTTCGCGGAGCCTGTGACGGCGACGCTCTATTCCTTCGCCCTGTTCTCGCTGGCCTTCATTGCCCGGCCAATCGGCACGATCATCTTCATGGCTATCGACCGCCGGCATGGGCGCGGCGTCAAACTGACCATCGCGCTCTTCCTGCTCGGCTTCTCGACCATGGCGGTCTCCTTCTTGCCCCGCTACGAGCAGATCGGAGCCTGGTCCCTCTATCTTCTGGCCACCCTGCGCATCGGGCAGGGCCTCGCCCAGGGCGGCGCCTGGGATGGGCTGGCCTCCCTCCTCGCGCTCAATGCGCCCGCAGAGCGGCGGGGCTTCTACACCGCCGTCGCGCAACTCGGCGCTCCACTTGGCTTCATGGTCGCCAGCGTCCTGTTCGCGTTCTTCATGCTTAACCTGTCCGAAGCCGATTTTCTGGATTGGGGCTGGCGCTATCCGTTCTTCTGCGCGTTCACCATCAACGTCGTCGCCGTATTCGCGCGGCTGCGGCTCGTGGCGACGGAAGAGTTTTCGCGCCTTCTCGAACAGCGTCGGCTCGAACCCTCACCCGTCATCCCACTGATCCGCACCCAGGGGCGCGTTCTCGTCGTCGGAGCGCTGATCCCGCTGGCAAGCTTCGCCTTGTTCCATCTCGTCACCGTGTTTCCCATCAGCTGGATTACCCTGTTCACGCAGCGCTCGGCGGGTGAATTCCTGATGATCCAATGCTCAGGCGCCTTCATCTGCGCTGGAGCCGTCGTGGCGTCCGGACTGATCGCCGACCAGATCGGCCGCCGCAGGCTGCTCATCCTTTCGGCCGGTCTCATCGCGATCTTCGCTCTCTGCAGCACCATCGCGCCCCTGATCATCGAGGAGAACGCTATCGGCCAGACGATCTACGTCAATGCGGGTTTCACGCTGCTCGGCTTGTCTTACGGCCAATCGTCCGGAGCGGTGACGTCGCAACTCGAACGGCGCTACCGCTATACGGGCGCGGCCCTCACGACAGACCTCGCATGGCTGCTCGGCGCCGGTTTTGCGCCGCTGATCGTCTTGTTCCTGTCGGCCCGTTACGGGCTTGCCTGCGTCGGTTTGTATCTGTTGTCGGGGGCGATCACGACCCTCGTGGCACTCAGCCTGTCCCGCTCCGAAATCCGGCAGGTTTGA
- the cyoB gene encoding cytochrome o ubiquinol oxidase subunit I, with protein MFSNLDLQQLIFGRLSLEAIPYHEPILLVTFVVVALGGLALMAAITWYGKWGYLWHEWFTSVDHKKIGIMYVVLAIVMLLRGFADAVMMITQKALSVGASEGYLPPHHYDQVFSAHGMIMIFFMAMPFVTGIMNYIMPLQIGARDVAFPFLNNFSFWMTAGGAILTMMSLFVGEFSRATWLGFAPLSGAAYSPGVGVDYYIWGLQIAGVGTTLSGINLIATIVKMRAPGMTMMKLPVFCWTTLASNAIIVTIFPVLTATLALLALDRYVGTHFFTNDFGGNSMMYMNLIWIWGHPEVYVLILPAFGIFSEVTSTFCSKRLFGYTSMVYATMVIALVSWLVWLHHFFTMGAGPTVNAFFGIASMIISIPTGAKVFNWLFTMYRGKIRFETPFIWVVGFIPTFVIGGLTGVLLAVPPADFVVHNSLFLVAHFHNVIIGGVVFGLLAGVQYWFPKAFGYKLDPFWGKASFWCWLVGFWTVFGPLYILGLMGVTRRTQHFDDPSVQPFLTVAAIGVFIIAAGILAFLIQLIVSYLRRESLRDLTGDPWDGRTLEWATSSPPPPYNFAFTPVVHDLDAWWDMKRRGFDHPMEGFKPIHMPRNTGAGVVLAGLSTVLGFALVWYIWWLAALSFVALLATAIIHTFNYNRDYYIPAEDVVRLESQRMAQLAGRA; from the coding sequence ATGTTCTCGAACCTCGATCTCCAGCAACTCATCTTCGGGCGCCTGTCGCTCGAGGCTATCCCCTATCACGAGCCGATCCTGCTCGTGACATTCGTGGTCGTGGCCTTGGGTGGGCTCGCGCTCATGGCCGCCATCACATGGTACGGCAAGTGGGGCTACCTCTGGCACGAATGGTTCACGAGCGTCGATCACAAGAAGATCGGCATCATGTACGTGGTTCTCGCCATCGTGATGCTGCTGCGCGGCTTCGCCGATGCGGTCATGATGATCACCCAGAAGGCGCTCTCGGTAGGCGCATCTGAAGGCTATCTGCCTCCGCACCATTACGATCAGGTCTTCAGCGCCCACGGCATGATCATGATCTTCTTCATGGCCATGCCCTTCGTGACCGGCATCATGAACTACATCATGCCGCTGCAGATAGGCGCTCGCGACGTCGCCTTCCCGTTCCTGAACAATTTCAGCTTCTGGATGACGGCGGGCGGCGCCATTCTCACGATGATGTCCCTGTTCGTGGGTGAATTCTCGCGCGCCACCTGGCTGGGCTTCGCACCGCTGTCGGGGGCGGCTTACAGTCCGGGCGTCGGGGTCGATTACTATATCTGGGGCCTCCAGATCGCGGGCGTCGGCACGACGCTGTCAGGCATCAACCTGATCGCCACCATCGTCAAGATGCGCGCGCCGGGCATGACGATGATGAAGCTGCCCGTCTTCTGCTGGACGACGCTTGCCAGCAACGCCATCATCGTGACGATCTTCCCGGTCCTGACCGCGACCTTGGCGCTTCTTGCCCTCGACCGTTACGTGGGGACGCATTTCTTCACGAACGATTTCGGCGGCAATTCGATGATGTACATGAACCTCATCTGGATCTGGGGCCATCCGGAGGTCTACGTTCTCATCCTGCCCGCCTTCGGCATCTTCTCGGAGGTCACGTCGACCTTCTGCAGCAAGCGGCTGTTCGGCTATACGTCGATGGTTTACGCCACGATGGTGATCGCCCTCGTATCATGGCTCGTCTGGCTGCACCATTTCTTCACCATGGGCGCAGGCCCTACCGTCAACGCCTTCTTCGGCATCGCCAGCATGATCATCTCGATCCCGACGGGCGCGAAAGTGTTCAACTGGCTCTTCACGATGTATCGCGGCAAAATCCGGTTCGAGACACCCTTCATCTGGGTTGTAGGCTTCATTCCCACATTCGTGATCGGCGGGCTGACAGGCGTTCTGCTCGCGGTGCCGCCCGCAGATTTCGTGGTGCACAACAGCCTGTTCCTCGTCGCCCATTTCCACAACGTCATCATCGGCGGCGTGGTGTTCGGGCTGCTGGCGGGCGTCCAGTACTGGTTCCCCAAGGCCTTCGGCTACAAGCTCGACCCGTTCTGGGGCAAGGCGTCGTTCTGGTGCTGGCTTGTCGGCTTCTGGACCGTATTCGGCCCGCTCTACATCCTAGGCCTGATGGGCGTGACGCGCCGGACTCAGCATTTCGACGACCCGAGCGTGCAGCCTTTCCTGACGGTCGCGGCCATCGGCGTCTTCATCATCGCGGCTGGTATCCTGGCCTTCCTGATTCAGCTCATTGTCAGCTATCTCCGGCGCGAGAGCCTGCGTGACCTCACCGGCGATCCATGGGACGGGCGCACGCTCGAATGGGCAACGTCCTCGCCGCCACCGCCCTACAATTTCGCCTTCACGCCCGTGGTCCACGATCTCGATGCATGGTGGGACATGAAGAGGCGCGGCTTCGATCATCCCATGGAAGGCTTCAAGCCGATCCACATGCCCAGGAATACCGGCGCGGGCGTGGTGCTGGCCGGGCTCAGCACGGTGCTCGGCTTTGCTCTGGTCTGGTACATCTGGTGGCTAGCTGCCCTGTCGTTCGTCGCGCTCCTGGCAACCGCCATCATCCACACCTTCAACTACAACCGGGACTATTACATTCCGGCCGAGGACGTCGTCCGGCTCGAAAGCCAGCGTATGGCGCAACTCGCAGGAAGGGCCTGA